From Capricornis sumatraensis isolate serow.1 chromosome 19, serow.2, whole genome shotgun sequence:
CATGATGGTGCGGGGAAGGCACCGCGGCCTTGGCCAGCTGAGTCGCGACGGCCGCGGGGGCGGCGGCATCGGCAGCGGCGGTGGTAGCGGGCTCCCCAGCGGCATGCCAGTGCCCCCCGGGCGCGATGGCTAGCGGCAGcgctgggaagcccagtatcgAGGCGGCTTCTCCGGCTCCAGCGAGCGCCGTCGGGGGGGCCTCGTCGCAGCCGCGGAAGAGGCTGGTGTCCGTCTGTGACCACTGCAAAGGCAAGATGCAGCTGGTGGCcgacctgctgctgctgtcgaGTGAGGCACGGCCCGTGCTCTTCGAGGGCCCCGCCTCCTCTTGCGCCGGCGCCGAGTCCTTTGAGCAGTGCCGGGACACCATCATCGCGCGCACCAAGGGGCTCTCCATCCTCACCCACGACGTGCAGAGCCAGCTCAACATGGGCCGCTTCGGGGAAGCAGGGGACAGCCTGGTGGAGCTGGGAGACCTGGTGGTTTCCCTGACCGAGTGCTCCGCCCACGCGGCCTATCTGGCGGCCGTGGCCACGCCAGGCGCGCAGCCTGCGCAGCCCGGCCTGGTGGACCGCTACCGCGTGACGCGCTGCCGCCACGAGGTGGAGCAGGGCTGCGCCGTGCTGCGCGCCACCCCGCTGGCCGACATGACCCCGCAGCTGCTGCTCGAGGTGTCGCAGGGCCTGTCGCGCAACCTCAAGTTCCTGACGGACGCGTGCGCCCTGGCTAGCGACAAGTCCCGGGACCGCTTCTCGCGTGAGCAGTTCAAGCTGGGCGTCAAGTGCATGAGCACCAGCGCGTCGGCGTTGCTGGCCTGCGTGCGCGAGGTGAAGGCGGCGCCCAGCGAGCTGGCGCGGAGCCGCTGTGCACTCTTCAGCGGGCCATTGGTGCAGGCAGTTGGCGCCCTGGTGGGCTTCGCCACCGAGCCGCAGTTCCTGGGTCGCGCGGCGGCTGTGAGCGCCGAGGGCAAGGCGGTGCAGACCGCCATCCTGGGAGGCGCCATGAGCGTGGTGTCGGCCTGCGTGCTCCTGACCCAGTGCCTCAGGGATCTGGCGCAGCACCCCGACGGGGGCGCCAAGATGTCGGACCACAGGGAGAGGCTGAGGAACTCGGCCTGCGCCGTGTCTGAAGGCTGCACCCTGCTATCTCAGGCTTTAAGGGAGAGGTCTTCGCCCAGGACTTTACCGCCAGTGAATTCCAATTCTGTGAATTagcactcccctccccccatcctcaCCCTCATCCCCTCCCTGTTCCATCCCCCCAGCCCACTCCCAGGCTAAAAGAAGATAACATATTCTCCGCCCTTTTCCATTTATACCAAAGAAATCAACGGTGAAGCTTCCCCCCTACCCCCCGCCCCGTTAAATGCTCGTGAGGAATCTTCCAGAAGGCAGGGCCATGCATACATGCTATTTATGCACGCACTCTGAGGGCCCCCGTGCCCCACCAGCCCAAGCACAGTAGGGACCAGCAGGTGGAAGATGTGACATCTGTTGGTTGCGGTGTTAACCCCCGCCCCCTACCCCAGCTCCCCTTCCGGGACTCCTCaactaaattttattattaattgggCAGGAAGGAGGTCAtgggttcatttcttttttggtcttttattttcttaattaaaagaaAGGTTACCTCAGTTTTCACTCCTTAGACATGGATGTAGCTACCTTTTGTTTGtatgttgttatttttttaagcagtCGTGATGGATTAGGCGTATACTTGGTGTGGAAAGAGTATGACTTTGCCATGTGATTTGCAAATGGGGGGAGAAAGCTACTGtgagtgtgtgttttattttttaatttacactaTAGAGTGATCCCCCCCCATGTCAAGTTTTTACCTTGCATGTACTGGAGTATTTATTTCATCTATTAAAATGTTATGTTTCTCAGATGACTTTCTGCAATGATTGTTGATTTTTCAATAATTGTAATGTTGCAGGCTGCCTGTCATTCCTGGAAATGCACCCTAGAAAGGTTTCGCTTCACTAGTAGTGAGGTGGGTCCCCTTTATGCTTTTTCCTGAAGAGTTAACTTATTTGAACAGCCTGGGATTAAAGAGAGAACTGTTTGTAAAAAGAAAGCTGTCCCCTTGTAAAGGCAGGGGACACATACAGTGGTTAGATTACCTATAGTGCTAGAGTGGCTGtttgggttttctttgtttttttttctgtgttgctTCTAGTTTCTCCCGGAAAGTAATTTTGcatccattgtccccttctcatctttCTGTCCTAATGAACAGGGTTCAGGCTAACTGCAGTCTGATTTGTATTCCACGTGTCTTTTTCAGATTAAGGCTCTTGCTAGTCCCATGTGGAATGGCATGTACAAGAATATGTGTATGGACCTGCAAAAGTAATGTATATCAAATGAGAGTATGTAGATAGGTCTGTTCAGACAAGAACCAACTGCTGTTGATTTTAGAAAACCAAACAAATGTTGACTGTTCTAGAGTGTTCAGTGGAGGGGGAAGTATTCTGAAAAGTGTGATAATAACTTTCTAGACCCAGGGCATGATGGCAGGCGAAGGGGttatctttgtgaccttggtctAAGATATGCCCCGGTTGCATGTATGTTGGATGCTTTGTTCAGTGAAATCTGGAATTCCTTTAAGGTAGCGGGTCCTTTTTGCAgacagttttaagaaaaaaataccgGGGGAGAGGTATATGGTTTTACTGAACCTAGCTAAGTTTTGAATATTTTCCCActgaaaaaacaacaaatgtATTTGCTGTGCCTATCCTCAGAGAGTTACGTGGATAAAACTAGTACATGCTTTAAATttgctcagtttctttatatttttttcttgggaTTTGTTGTGCCTAAACCTTTGCAGTTGCCACagagctgaaaagaaaaagatttttccaCTGTGATATGTTAGAGAGAGGAAAGTTGTAGTGATTGTTTTTACTTGAATGACTGTATTTATTACAAGAACATGGTATTCAGCATGTAGAACCTCTTTAAATCTTTGTTGGGTTATTTCACTCCTTGAGCTTCTCTGAAGTAAAGTGGTCGagtgtatacatttttaaaaacggTCAAGGGagctgttctttttctctctcagatCCTGGTAGATTTAAATTTCTGAAGtctataaaagatgaaaatgaccTTGAATGTTTATTCCTCTCCCCCGGCCCTTCTTTAAGTCTGGATTGGTCAGGTTCAGGAAGCATTTAAGGGGAGAAAACCTACCAAACCTATGTGCCAGTGACAGTCCTGCTTGCATATaggaatttttacttttattcattgGATTTCCATAAGTAATGCTGACATTTATAATTGCATGTTTCCTTTAGCCTGTgcagatcacaaagagtcaactgaATGGAACATAGTAAAATAAAACCAGAGCCAGAAATCTGCAAATTTGGTATctgattaggaaaaaaagaattgcCAATTGTTCCTTGGACTCATTCCTTGCAGAAGCAATTTT
This genomic window contains:
- the TLNRD1 gene encoding talin rod domain-containing protein 1, giving the protein MASGSAGKPSIEAASPAPASAVGGASSQPRKRLVSVCDHCKGKMQLVADLLLLSSEARPVLFEGPASSCAGAESFEQCRDTIIARTKGLSILTHDVQSQLNMGRFGEAGDSLVELGDLVVSLTECSAHAAYLAAVATPGAQPAQPGLVDRYRVTRCRHEVEQGCAVLRATPLADMTPQLLLEVSQGLSRNLKFLTDACALASDKSRDRFSREQFKLGVKCMSTSASALLACVREVKAAPSELARSRCALFSGPLVQAVGALVGFATEPQFLGRAAAVSAEGKAVQTAILGGAMSVVSACVLLTQCLRDLAQHPDGGAKMSDHRERLRNSACAVSEGCTLLSQALRERSSPRTLPPVNSNSVN